The Corynebacterium renale genome includes a region encoding these proteins:
- a CDS encoding sensor histidine kinase, with product MNNGNSWGLAPQTTWVRGVPLRVWLVFVMVVMSGLGLVVSSVAVASVMREVVYSRVDTELKNSLDGWASSSELFRNNAQGSRPPKDYVVIKEFADGSAAVFNGGEGLPDAQEIGLDGQLHTVPSDPESENPTQRWRAIGVQNEGTTTIVAKSLSREDGILNQLHAMQMVISLIVLVLLGLCAYFFIYQALRPLREVEHTAGVIAKGDLNRRVPQWPINTEVGQLAYAVNSMITRLQGSIEESQRKEEQMRRFVGDASHELRTPLTSISGYTELYRSGATQDAEWVFGKITAESKRMNLLVEDLLALTRAEGQRLEWKHVDMLETTLSVVASAKAAFADRQIEVQNDTDDLPMVKGDVARLHQVLLNLVTNAFRHAGPDAKVTLRLSFYQPSISLNNDKPDQVIIEVIDDGIGMSAQDASHIFERFYRADTSRSRESGGSGLGLAIVKSLVEQHGGTIEVATAPGEGSTFRIALPRVSG from the coding sequence ATGAATAACGGCAATTCGTGGGGGCTAGCACCCCAAACCACCTGGGTCAGGGGCGTGCCACTGCGCGTGTGGCTGGTCTTTGTCATGGTGGTTATGTCCGGCCTGGGTCTGGTTGTCTCCTCTGTCGCGGTTGCTTCCGTGATGCGCGAAGTGGTGTACAGCCGTGTGGATACCGAGCTGAAAAATTCCCTCGACGGCTGGGCAAGTAGTTCGGAACTCTTCCGCAACAACGCACAGGGGTCGCGCCCGCCCAAAGACTATGTGGTCATTAAAGAGTTTGCCGACGGTTCTGCCGCAGTATTTAACGGTGGGGAGGGGCTGCCTGATGCCCAGGAGATTGGGCTGGACGGCCAACTTCACACTGTCCCCTCCGACCCGGAGAGTGAAAATCCGACACAACGCTGGCGAGCCATTGGTGTGCAGAACGAAGGCACCACAACAATCGTGGCCAAGTCCCTGTCCCGGGAGGACGGCATTCTCAACCAGCTGCACGCCATGCAGATGGTGATCTCACTCATTGTGCTCGTGCTGCTGGGCCTGTGCGCATACTTTTTTATCTACCAGGCACTGCGCCCCCTGCGTGAGGTGGAACATACCGCCGGCGTTATCGCTAAAGGTGACCTCAACCGGCGCGTCCCGCAATGGCCCATCAACACTGAGGTCGGGCAGTTGGCCTATGCCGTCAATTCCATGATTACCCGCCTGCAGGGCAGCATCGAGGAGTCGCAGCGCAAGGAGGAGCAGATGCGACGCTTCGTCGGTGACGCATCGCACGAGCTGCGCACCCCGCTGACCAGCATTAGCGGTTATACCGAGTTGTATCGGTCCGGGGCAACCCAAGACGCCGAATGGGTCTTCGGGAAAATCACCGCCGAATCTAAACGCATGAACCTGCTCGTGGAAGACCTGCTTGCGCTCACGCGCGCTGAAGGCCAGCGGTTGGAATGGAAGCACGTTGACATGCTAGAAACCACGCTGTCCGTGGTTGCCTCGGCGAAGGCCGCGTTCGCGGACCGCCAGATTGAAGTGCAGAACGACACGGACGATCTGCCCATGGTCAAAGGCGACGTGGCACGGTTGCACCAAGTACTCCTGAACTTAGTAACCAATGCGTTCCGGCACGCCGGCCCGGATGCTAAAGTCACGCTGCGGCTGAGCTTCTACCAGCCGTCGATTAGCTTGAATAATGACAAGCCGGACCAGGTCATCATCGAGGTTATTGACGATGGAATCGGTATGTCCGCCCAGGATGCTTCTCACATTTTTGAACGCTTCTACCGCGCCGATACATCCCGTTCGCGTGAATCCGGTGGTTCGGGCTTGGGTCTGGCCATCGTGAAGTCCCTGGTTGAGCAGCACGGAGGAACCATCGAGGTTGCCACTGCGCCGGGGGAGGGGTCCACGTTTAGGATCGCGTTGCCGCGAGTAAGCGGGTAA